A window of Hevea brasiliensis isolate MT/VB/25A 57/8 chromosome 14, ASM3005281v1, whole genome shotgun sequence contains these coding sequences:
- the LOC131173327 gene encoding auxin-responsive protein SAUR62-like, producing the protein MISAKKLLNLARKWQKLAAISRKRITLPQTITSIDPRSPNTPIEVKKGHFIVYSVDKKRFLLPLEYLNNEIIRELFNMAEEEFGLPATEYLTLTCDAKLMEYVITLIKQNVTRDVERALLTSIASGCFSSSLHLRHQPPIHQLPICSF; encoded by the coding sequence ATGATTTCTGCCAAGAAGCTTCTGAATTTGGCAAGGAAATGGCAGAAGCTAGCTGCTATCAGTCGAAAAAGAATCACGTTGCCACAAACCATTACAAGCATAGATCCAAGAAGTCCTAACACACCAATAGAGGTCAAGAAAGGCCATTTTATTGTGTACTCTGTTGATAAAAAACGCTTTTTGCTTCCTTTGGAATATCTTAACaatgaaattattagagagctatTCAACATGGCAGAAGAAGAGTTCGGATTACCAGCCACAGAGTATCTCACATTGACATGTGATGCAAAGCTTATGGAATATGTAATTACTCTGATCAAACAGAATGTTACTAGAGATGTGGAGAGAGCATTGTTGACGTCTATAGCTAGTGGCTGTTTTTCATCATCTTTGCATCTCCGACATCAACCACCAATCCATCAATTACCAATTTGCAGCTTCTGA
- the LOC131173013 gene encoding auxin-responsive protein SAUR36-like, producing the protein MDTSSCSTSEKAKKGHFAVYSANQKRKLFQMAEQEFGLVSNESLTILCEAGLLEYAIVLVKQQHVSRDVKRALWTSIASSCCSSSLNLQHAIN; encoded by the exons ATGGATACAAGCAGTTGCAGCACATCTGAAAAAGCTAAGAAGGGCCACTTTGCAGTGTACTCTGCCAATCAAAAACG AAAACTATTCCAAATGGCAGAGCAAGAGTTTGGATTGGTGAGCAATGAATCTCTTACAATACTATGCGAGGCAGGGCTTTTGGAATATGCAATTGTTTTGGTCAAACAGCAGCATGTTTCTAGAGATGTAAAGAGAGCATTATGGACTTCCATAGCTAGTAGTTGTTGTTCATCATCTCTGAATCTTCAACATGCCATCAATTAG
- the LOC110660229 gene encoding 60S ribosomal protein L23A produces MSLMLSFDFRFYQDWVFFKKNFNPWVRLKLLKDQGALRRQGVLESRRKAQSCLLFTSNLEICVLCLVFIWCYKNLSSLLAADAAKKTDSKAQAVKAAKAVKSGPTFKKKAKKIRTKVTFHRPKTLKKERNPKYPRISAPPRNKLDHYQILKYPLTTESAMKKIEDNNTLVFIVDIRADKKKIKDAVKKMYDIHTKKVNTLIRPDGTKKAYVRLTPDYDALDVANKIGII; encoded by the exons ATGTCTTTGATGCTGAGCTTTGATTTTCGGTTTTACCAGGATTGGGTGTTCTTTAAGAAGAATTTTAATCCATGGGTGCGGCTAAAG ttattaaaagatcaaggcgCGCTAAGGCGCCAAGGAGTCTTGGAGTCTAGGCGCAAAGCGCAG TCTTGTCTACTTTTTACCTCTAATCTAGAAATATGTGTCCTGTGTCTGGTTTTTATTTGGTGCTACAAAAACTTGTCTTCACTTCTCGCAGCTGATGCTGCCAAAAAGACTGATTCAAAGGCGCAAGCTGTCAAAGCTGCCAAGGCTGTGAAATCAGGACCAACATTTAAGAAGAAAGCTAAAAAGATCAGGACAAAGGTCACATTCCACCGGCCCAAGACATTGAAGAAGGAGAGAAACCCAAAGTATCCTCGCATCAGCGCACCACCAAGAAACAAGTTGGACCACTATCAGATTCTGAAGTATCCACTAACTACCGAGTCTGCCATGAAGAAGATTGAGGACAACAACACACTTGTGTTTATTGTTGACATTCGTGCTGACAAGAAGAAGATCAAAGATGCAGTGAAGAAGATGTATGACATTCACACCAAGAAAGTCAATACTTTGATCAG GCCTGATGGAACTAAGAAGGCATATGTAAGGTTGACTCCAGATTATGATGCCTTGGATGTGGCAAACAAGATTGGCatcatttaa
- the LOC131173014 gene encoding uncharacterized protein LOC131173014 — protein MGIILYLLFYYLLVIHALSQISLYAKFLKEILSKKRRLEDYETIALIEECSAILQNKIPPKLKDPASFSIPCLIDNMNIDKALCDLGVSVSLMSLSICQKLNVGELRPTTISLQLADRSIKYLVGILENIPIKVGKFFIPIDFVVLEIEEDVQIFIILGKPFLEIVEAIIDVKNRRLTLKLGDKKVKFNLFRAMKHKSKSNECLKVDITDKLIEEKF, from the coding sequence ATGGGAATAATACTctacttgttattttattatttgttgGTGATCCATGCACTATCTCAAATATCATTAtatgcaaaatttttaaaggaaattcTCTCTAAGAAGAGAAGACTGGAGGATTATGAGACTATTGCTTTGATAGAGGAATGTAGCGCCATCCTACAAAACAAGATACCTCCAAAGCTAAAAGATCCTgcaagcttctccataccttgcctcATTGATAATATGAacatagacaaggccctctgtgaTCTTGGTGTTAGTGTGAGCCTAATGTCCCTGTCCATATGCCAAAAGCTGAATGTTGGAGAACTTAGACCAACCACTATCTCATTACAATTAGCAGATAGATCTATTAAATATCTagttggtatcttggagaacatccctatcaaggtAGGAAAATTTTTTATTCCTATAGATTTTGTAGTCCTGGAGATagaagaagatgttcaaattttcataatattGGGAAAGCCATTCTTAGAAATCGTCGAAGCTATTATAGATGTCAAAAATAGGCGGTTAACTCTCAAATTGGGAGATAAAAAAGTGAAATTTAACCTGTTCAGAGCAATGAAGCATAAATCTAAATCTAATGAATGTTTAAAGGTTGATATCACAGACAAGCTTATAGAGGAGAAATTTTAA